The genomic stretch GCAGCGTCGCTGAATGTTTATTGCCCCTGAAAGGCGAAACCCGCTGTTTCAATACCATCTGCAATGCCACCAGTGACCGGCAGCAGGAATCACTGGCCATCGCCACAGAAACCGATTGCATGATTATTATCGGCGGCTTCTCCAGTGCCAACACCACCCGTCTCTACCAGTTGTGCAAAGCTATACAACCATGCTCATACCATATTGAAATCCCTGAACAGTTGCAGGCAGAATGGTTTGCGGGCATTCACACCGTGGGCATTACTGCCGGTGCTTCAACCCCTAGATGGCTGATCGAAAAGGTTATTCATGAGATTAACAACCTGTCGTGATGACCCACCTTCCCGCGGTAAAATAATAATAGCACTTAAACAACTTTCTGAGTTGCTCTAAAAACAGCTGTCTGCCGACAGGCAGGACTGAAATAAATCTCAGGGATGTTTCGGCATGGCTCGCGCTCATTCTTGCCGGCCGTCCATGGCCTGCCTGTGCGTGCCGCACGCAGACAGGCCAGCTTACGAGGCGTCCGCCGCGAATCACAATGGGGGACAGTTTTAAAACTGTCCCCACCCAGGCGGCCAATACCGCTATGAGCCAAGCCTGAACATCCTGCTGATATGTCCCTCTGGAATACAAGTCAGAAAGTTGAGACTTAAACTGATAATATCCTGCCCAGGTTGATTTTATTCTTTACAGACATGAATAAATATAATTTGCATTTATCACCCGCCTATGATATAGCGGCAACCCTAAAAAAGCGACAATGGCTGTTCAATATTTTCACTGCCTGTCAGCCTGCTGGCCGTTTAGTTCATATTAATCAGCGGGCTGCGGCAGGATAAGAGCAAAACAGATCATTTGTCGACATCTCACAGGGGGTAAGATTGTCAATGGAAGAAAACAACATCACCACAACCAACGAAGATCAGGAAAGCAGCAAGTTTGAAGAAGCCAGCGAAGAATTCCAGTCAGCAGATGCGGACCAAGAATTTGATGATGAGGATTTCGCGGGCAACTTTGAGAAAATGTACGAAGAGAGCATCAAGGATATCAAAGTCGGCGGCATCGTCACAGGAAGAGTAATTCAAATGAATCCTGAAAGTGCCGTCATTGATATCGGCTATAAGTCAGAAGGCCAGGTACCTCTCAACCAATTTACTGATGCCCAGGGGAATTGCACCCTCAAGGTAGATGATGAAGTTGATGTATTTCTTGAACGTTATGAAGATGAAAATGGCAATATCCAATTGTCGCGGATCAAGGCTGAACGGCTTAAGGTCTGGGAAGATATAAAAAGGATTTACGATGAAGAAGCCTCCATCCCGGGGACCATTACCGGCAAGGTTAAGGGAGGCCTTTCGGTGGATATCGGCGTTCCGGCTTTTCTGCCTGGATCCCAGATAGACCTCAAACCGATTCGCAACCTGGATAAACTGATTGGAGAAACATTTGATTTCAGGGTTCTCAAACACAACCAGAAACGCAACAACGTGGTTATTTCCCGCCGGGCCCTGCTGGAAAAAGAGCGGGAAGCCTTGAAAGAGGTACTGCTGACCAAACTCAAGGAAGGTGCTGTACTTGAAGGCATCGTTAAAAATATCACCGATTACGGTGCTTTCATTGATCTTGGGGGCCTTGACGGTCTACTTCATATAACTGACATTTCATGGGGGAGGGTCAATCATCCTACCGAACGGCTCACGGTTGGGGATGAAATCACAGTAAAAATCATCAAGTACGACGAGGAAAAACAGCGGGTATCTCTGGGCATGAAACAGCTTAAGGATGATCCGTGGGCAACGGCAGGCGAAAAATATCAGGAAGGCACCAAAGTTCAGGGTAAAGTTCTGAGCATTAAAGATTACGGTGCCTTCGTTGAGATTGAAGAAGGCATCGAAAGCCTGGTTCACGTTTCAGAAATGTCCTGGACCAAAAAGATCAAGCATCCTTCGCAGGTAGTATCGGTGGGTGATGATATTGAGGCTATCGTTTTGAGTATTGATATAGAAAAACGGCGCATTTCTCTGGGAATGAAACAGGTTGAACCCAACCCATGGGATACCTTGATTGACAAATACCCCATTGGCACCAAGATTGAGGGTGAAATCAAAAATATCACCGACTTCGGCATCTTTGTGGGTATTGAAAACGATATTGATGGCTTGGTACATATTTCTGACATTTCCTGGAGTAAACGCCTGAAACATCCAGGTGAAGAATTTACTAAAGGCGAGACCATTCAGGCAGTTGTCCTTAACCTGGACAAAGACAACCAACGGTTTTCCCTGGGAATAAAACAAATGCAGGAAGATCCCTGGGAAACTATCAGTAAAAAGGTTATTGCCGGTGACAATGTAAACGGCAAGGTTACCAACCTGACTGATTTCGGTGCTTTTGTTGAATTGGAAGACGGAGTTGAAGGACTGGTTCACATCTCCGAAATTACCGCAGATAAAAATAAAAAGCCTGAAGATGTACTCAAGGTGGGTGACCAGATCACCACCAAAGTTCTCAACATCAATTATGATGACCGGAAAATTGCCTTGAGTATCAAGGGGCACCTTGAGGAAAAAGAAAAGCTGGAAACCGGAGAATATATGAGTGACAGTTTCCAGAAAGGCAAAGTCTGCCTCGGCGAAATCCTGCAGCAGGCAACTTCGGTATCTTCCCCGACAGATGCAGATGTCGAAGCAAGCGATGAAAAAGACGATGCAGATGCAGAAACAGAGATAAAAGAAGAGGTCCCTGATCAACCAGCAGAAACAACTGATGAAAGCAAAGAAGTCCCTGAATCTGCAAAATCAACTGATCCTGCAGAATAGCA from Pseudomonadota bacterium encodes the following:
- a CDS encoding 30S ribosomal protein S1, with the translated sequence MEENNITTTNEDQESSKFEEASEEFQSADADQEFDDEDFAGNFEKMYEESIKDIKVGGIVTGRVIQMNPESAVIDIGYKSEGQVPLNQFTDAQGNCTLKVDDEVDVFLERYEDENGNIQLSRIKAERLKVWEDIKRIYDEEASIPGTITGKVKGGLSVDIGVPAFLPGSQIDLKPIRNLDKLIGETFDFRVLKHNQKRNNVVISRRALLEKEREALKEVLLTKLKEGAVLEGIVKNITDYGAFIDLGGLDGLLHITDISWGRVNHPTERLTVGDEITVKIIKYDEEKQRVSLGMKQLKDDPWATAGEKYQEGTKVQGKVLSIKDYGAFVEIEEGIESLVHVSEMSWTKKIKHPSQVVSVGDDIEAIVLSIDIEKRRISLGMKQVEPNPWDTLIDKYPIGTKIEGEIKNITDFGIFVGIENDIDGLVHISDISWSKRLKHPGEEFTKGETIQAVVLNLDKDNQRFSLGIKQMQEDPWETISKKVIAGDNVNGKVTNLTDFGAFVELEDGVEGLVHISEITADKNKKPEDVLKVGDQITTKVLNINYDDRKIALSIKGHLEEKEKLETGEYMSDSFQKGKVCLGEILQQATSVSSPTDADVEASDEKDDADAETEIKEEVPDQPAETTDESKEVPESAKSTDPAE